In a genomic window of Larus michahellis chromosome 3, bLarMic1.1, whole genome shotgun sequence:
- the KCNS3 gene encoding delayed-rectifier potassium channel regulatory subunit KCNS3, giving the protein MVYGEFFRRPGKDAELINLNVGGFKQSVDQSTLLRFPHTRLGKLLKCHSEEAILELCDDYSVADKEYYFDRNPSLFRYVLNFYYTGKLHVMEELCVFSFCQEIEYWGINELFIDSCCSNRYQERKEEGPEKDWDQKSNDRSIDSSNEESSIFDKELEKFDNLCFGEIRKKIWVRMENPAYCLSAKLIAVSSLSVVLASIVAMCIHSMPEFQRLDANDREIEDPVLEAVEITCIIWFTAELVIRLITAPSQKKFWKKPLNIIDFVSIIPFYATLAVDTKEEESEDIENMGKVVQILRLMRIFRILKLARHSVGLRSLGATLRHSYQEVGLLLLFLSVGISIFSVLVYSVEKDDDSSELHSIPVCWWWATISMTTVGYGDTYPVTLAGKLLGTLCIICGILVVALPITIIFNKFSKYYQKQKDIDPDQCNNDRKEKCNDLPYFNIRDIYAKKMHSFISSLSSVGIVVSDQDSTDASSIQDMEEVYNTTSLENGTGK; this is encoded by the coding sequence ATGGTTTATGGTGAATTTTTCCGCAGACCCGGCAAAGATGCAGAACTTATCAACTTGAATGTGGGTGGCTTTAAACAATCAGTGGATCAAAGCACCTTGCTCCGATTTCCCCATACCAGACTCGGGAAACTTCTCAAATGCCATTCGGAAGAGGCTATTCTAGAACTGTGTGATGATTATAGTGTTGCAGACAAGGAATATTACTTTGACAGGAATCCTTCCTTGTTCCGATATGTTCTGAATTTTTACTACACGGGCAAACTTCATGTCATGGAAGAACTTTGTGTCTTTTCCTTCTGCCAGGAAATAGAGTACTGGGGGATAAATGAGCTGTTTATTGATTCCTGCTGCAGCAATCGGtaccaagaaaggaaagaagaaggtCCTGAGAAAGACTGGGATCAGAAGAGCAATGACAGAAGTATAGACTCCTCTAACGAAGAGTCATCCATATTTGATAAAGAGCTGGAAAAGTTTGACAATCTGTGTTTTGgtgaaataagaaagaagatCTGGGTCAGAATGGAAAATCCTGCATACTGCTTGTCTGCCAAGTTAATTGCCGTGTCGTCCCTCAGTGTCGTCCTGGCGTCAATCGTGGCCATGTGCATTCACAGCATGCCAGAGTTTCAAAGGCTGGATGCCAATGACAGGGAGATTGAAGACCCTGTGCTGGAAGCTGTGGAGATTACGTGCATCATCTGGTTCACTGCTGAGCTAGTAATCAGGCTCATCACTGCTCCGAGTCAAAAGAAGTTCTGGAAGAAACCACTGAATATCATTGATTTTGTCTCTATTATCCCATTTTATGCCACGTTGGCTGTGGACAcgaaggaagaagaaagtgaagaTATTGAAAACATGGGGAAAGTGGTTCAGATCCTGAGGTTAATGAGGATATTTCGCATCCTGAAACTGGCCAGGCACTCTGTAGGACTGCGGTCTTTAGGCGCCACTTTGAGACATAGCTATCAGGAAGTTggacttctgcttttgtttttgtcaGTTGGGATTTCTATTTTTTCAGTGCTTGTCTACTCAGTGGAGAAAGATGATGACTCATCAGAACTGCACAGCATCCCTGTTTGCTGGTGGTGGGCAACCATCAGCATGACCACTGTTGGTTATGGGGACACTTACCCGGTCACGCttgctggaaagctgcttggcacCCTGTGCATTATCTGCGGAATACTAGTAGTAGCACTTCCAATCACCATTATTTTCAATAAGTTCTCTAAGTACTATCAAAAACAAAAAGATATTGATCCAGACCAATGCAACAATGATCGCAAAGAGAAATGTAATGACCTACCTTATTTTAACATTAGGGATATTTATGCAAAAAAGATGCACTCCTTCATTTCTAGCCTTTCTTCGGTAGGAATTGTAGTCAGCGACCAAGATTCCACAGACGCCTCCAGCATCCAAGATATGGAGGAAGTTTATAACACAACATCTTTAGAGAATGGTACAGGAAAATGA